A single candidate division KSB1 bacterium DNA region contains:
- a CDS encoding ABC transporter permease — translation MLNRLLAIAHKEFLHIRRDERSLVIIFLLPLIMMVLYGYAITFDIKEIRIAVIDQDCSPSSRQLIASLSAGRLFRIVCRPEGVGQVEKLLRTGRAHAALVIPRGYQRALHTQPSAPVQVLIDGANANTGTIVLNYLRMLLTSRSMENVPQAAMPFEVRTVVLYNPEQRSMVFVVPGLVAVLIMMICALLTSIAVARERETGTMEQILVSAVHPFEVIVGKVLPYVLVALLDATSVVVFSVFLFGIPFRGNAFLLLGLSVVFVYASLSLGVLISSRAATQRAALMGAVMATLLPSILLSGFIFPIRSMPRLLQFITYLVPARYYLRIIRGIMLKGVGFSYVWQDAAYLFVFGTVLLLVSVRRFRTRLEE, via the coding sequence ATGCTTAACCGCCTCCTGGCGATCGCGCATAAGGAGTTCCTCCACATCCGCAGGGACGAGCGGAGTTTGGTGATCATCTTTTTGTTGCCATTGATCATGATGGTTCTTTATGGGTACGCCATTACCTTCGACATTAAGGAGATCAGAATCGCGGTCATCGACCAGGATTGCTCTCCATCGTCCCGACAGCTCATCGCTTCCCTCTCTGCGGGGCGGCTGTTCCGCATTGTGTGCCGGCCTGAAGGAGTGGGACAAGTAGAGAAGCTATTGCGGACGGGCAGAGCGCACGCCGCACTGGTCATACCTCGGGGCTACCAGCGTGCTCTCCATACCCAGCCCTCGGCGCCGGTGCAGGTGCTGATCGACGGGGCCAATGCCAATACCGGGACCATTGTCTTGAACTACCTGCGCATGTTGCTGACTTCACGCTCGATGGAAAATGTGCCGCAGGCGGCTATGCCCTTTGAGGTGCGCACCGTGGTGCTCTACAATCCGGAGCAGAGGAGCATGGTCTTTGTTGTGCCCGGATTGGTGGCGGTGTTGATCATGATGATATGCGCGCTCCTTACCTCCATTGCCGTGGCGCGAGAGCGGGAGACGGGGACGATGGAGCAGATTCTCGTGTCGGCCGTGCATCCGTTTGAGGTGATAGTTGGCAAAGTGCTGCCATATGTGCTGGTGGCATTGTTGGACGCAACCTCGGTGGTGGTCTTTTCTGTCTTCCTCTTTGGCATTCCTTTCCGGGGGAACGCATTCTTGTTGCTCGGGCTTTCGGTGGTCTTTGTGTATGCTTCCCTCAGCCTCGGTGTGCTCATCTCTTCGCGCGCAGCCACGCAACGTGCGGCGCTCATGGGTGCGGTCATGGCGACCCTTTTGCCTTCGATCCTTCTCTCGGGGTTTATTTTCCCTATCCGTTCCATGCCCCGGCTTCTCCAGTTCATCACCTATCTGGTGCCCGCCCGCTACTATCTGCGGATCATCAGGGGGATAATGCTCAAAGGGGTTGGCTTCTCATACGTGTGGCAAGACGCTGCTTACCTCTTTGTCTTTGGCACCGTTCTGCTGCTGGTAAGCGTGCGCCGGTTCAGAACCAGGCTCGAAGAGTAA
- a CDS encoding ABC transporter permease, whose protein sequence is MRPVLCMIRKEFLQVFRDPAMVFLIFMAPVVQLLILGYVVSSEVKHLATVVSDHDHSPVSRELVQRLQNSGYFDVLYYEQDVTLLSEYFDRGRASVGVVIPAGLGADAVAGKAPAVQVVLDGQDANSTNVALGYASGILHDYLLEQGQRLQRARGVKLRVIEPRVNVWFNPNLSYRNFMVPGIVAFLLTLTTSLLSGMGLVREKEVGTLEQLNVTPIRPYQLLLGKTIPFAILGCGEVTLAIVVARLWYHIPLVGNLGLLALFVVLFLFTTLGIGLFVSSSSTTQQQAMFLTWFVLIFALITSGFLFPIENMPRWIQVISYLNPLRYFMLVVRAIFIKGAGIRELWQQGLVLAIFGLTILVVSARRFQKRIK, encoded by the coding sequence ATGCGACCGGTTTTGTGCATGATTCGTAAGGAGTTCCTGCAGGTATTTCGTGACCCAGCCATGGTCTTTCTCATTTTCATGGCACCGGTGGTCCAGTTGCTCATACTGGGGTATGTCGTTTCCAGCGAGGTGAAGCATCTGGCTACCGTGGTCTCAGACCATGATCACTCGCCGGTGAGCCGAGAATTGGTCCAGCGGCTTCAGAACTCTGGATATTTTGATGTCCTCTACTACGAACAGGATGTGACGTTGCTTTCGGAGTATTTCGACAGGGGGCGAGCGTCGGTTGGCGTGGTCATTCCGGCAGGTTTGGGTGCAGATGCGGTGGCGGGCAAGGCGCCGGCTGTCCAAGTGGTGCTTGACGGCCAGGACGCGAACAGCACAAACGTCGCCTTGGGCTACGCGAGTGGCATACTCCATGACTACTTGCTCGAACAAGGGCAGCGGCTCCAAAGAGCCAGAGGGGTGAAGCTACGTGTCATAGAGCCTAGGGTGAACGTTTGGTTCAATCCTAACCTTAGCTACCGAAACTTCATGGTTCCCGGTATTGTGGCGTTCCTGCTCACCCTCACTACTTCGCTGCTGAGCGGGATGGGACTGGTGCGGGAGAAGGAAGTGGGCACGTTGGAGCAGCTGAACGTGACGCCCATCCGCCCATATCAGCTTCTCTTGGGCAAGACCATACCCTTTGCTATTCTGGGTTGTGGTGAGGTGACGCTCGCCATCGTAGTTGCACGCCTGTGGTATCACATACCACTTGTGGGCAACCTGGGACTCTTGGCTCTGTTTGTGGTGCTTTTCCTTTTTACCACCCTAGGCATCGGGCTGTTTGTCTCCTCAAGTTCCACCACCCAGCAGCAGGCCATGTTCCTGACCTGGTTCGTTCTTATCTTTGCACTCATTACCTCCGGTTTTCTCTTCCCCATCGAGAACATGCCGCGATGGATTCAGGTGATCAGCTACCTAAACCCGTTGCGGTACTTTATGTTGGTGGTGCGGGCAATCTTCATCAAGGGGGCCGGGATACGCGAATTGTGGCAGCAGGGTCTGGTGCTGGCGATTTTTGGCTTGACTATCCTTGTGGTAAGCGCGCGTCGTTTCCAGAAGCGGATCAAGTAG
- the mutM gene encoding bifunctional DNA-formamidopyrimidine glycosylase/DNA-(apurinic or apyrimidinic site) lyase: MPELPEVETIRRSLEATVCGRLIREVLVREQRLRHPVDCNALASVVGHRIQCLGRRGKYLLIRLDDGRTVLVHLGMSGRLGLYSPRVPLLAHDHVIFSLEQELQLRYYDPRRFGAIIVLDKGRDGEADMLAALGPEPLSSEFTPSYLMERARGRRVAVKAFLMDSKVVAGVGNIYASEALFVAGIDPRRTAGSLSKEEWRGLHQAVRRVLRDAIRQGGTTLRDGGFRDPAGEAGYFQTKVKVYGRAGMPCGRCGGVVVKTVVGGRSSYYCPCCQR; this comes from the coding sequence ATGCCAGAATTGCCGGAAGTGGAGACAATTCGCCGCTCCCTTGAGGCGACGGTGTGCGGCCGGCTGATTCGGGAGGTGCTGGTGCGTGAGCAGCGATTGCGCCACCCGGTGGACTGCAACGCATTGGCCAGTGTGGTGGGGCACAGGATTCAGTGTCTGGGAAGGCGGGGCAAATACCTGCTGATTCGTCTCGATGATGGGCGCACGGTGCTCGTCCATTTGGGGATGAGCGGCCGATTAGGCCTCTATTCGCCTCGGGTCCCTCTGTTGGCCCATGACCACGTGATTTTTTCCCTTGAGCAGGAGCTCCAGCTGCGTTACTACGACCCGCGGCGATTCGGAGCGATCATAGTGCTCGATAAGGGTCGCGATGGTGAGGCGGACATGCTCGCCGCGCTGGGTCCGGAGCCACTCAGCTCAGAGTTTACCCCTTCTTACCTCATGGAGCGGGCAAGGGGCCGGAGAGTGGCAGTGAAGGCCTTCCTGATGGACAGCAAGGTTGTGGCGGGTGTGGGTAACATCTACGCGAGCGAGGCGTTGTTTGTGGCGGGTATCGATCCGCGCCGGACTGCGGGTTCCCTTTCCAAAGAGGAATGGCGGGGGCTACACCAAGCGGTGCGGAGGGTGTTGCGGGACGCGATTCGCCAGGGCGGCACCACCTTGCGCGATGGGGGGTTCCGCGATCCCGCGGGCGAGGCCGGGTACTTCCAGACGAAAGTGAAAGTCTACGGCCGCGCGGGGATGCCTTGTGGGCGGTGTGGTGGGGTGGTTGTGAAGACCGTGGTCGGTGGGCGGAGCAGTTATTACTGTCCGTGCTGTCAGAGATAA
- a CDS encoding sulfide/dihydroorotate dehydrogenase-like FAD/NAD-binding protein: MELNQIVGKQVLAPNVTRFEVYAPDIALKRRAGQFVIIRVNPRGERIPLTIADADSRAGTITLISQSVGKTTFELAEKQVGDKLEDVVGPLGSPTHIEKVGTVVSVGGGIGIAPLYPITQAMRAAGNYIVSILGARSKELLILEREMRSVSDEVLITTDDGTYGTKGFVTDALQEVIRRGRKIDLVIAIGPAVMMKMVSKLTATHGIPTVASLNTIMIDGTGMCGGCRVTVGGKTKFVCVDGPEFDAHQVDWDEMEKRLGMYKELECKALERYWAAKKTKA, translated from the coding sequence ATGGAACTCAACCAGATTGTAGGGAAACAAGTGCTCGCCCCGAATGTGACGCGCTTTGAGGTGTATGCGCCCGATATTGCCCTCAAGAGGCGTGCGGGACAGTTCGTCATTATCCGCGTAAACCCCAGGGGAGAACGGATTCCGCTTACGATCGCCGATGCCGACTCCAGAGCCGGCACCATCACCCTTATTTCCCAGAGCGTGGGCAAGACGACCTTCGAGCTGGCAGAGAAGCAGGTAGGAGACAAGCTGGAAGACGTCGTCGGACCTCTTGGTTCACCCACCCACATCGAAAAGGTGGGTACAGTGGTGAGCGTCGGCGGGGGCATCGGCATCGCGCCCCTCTATCCCATCACGCAAGCGATGCGCGCCGCGGGCAACTACATCGTTTCCATCCTTGGTGCGCGCAGCAAAGAGCTGCTCATATTGGAACGCGAAATGCGCAGCGTCAGCGACGAGGTGCTCATCACCACTGACGATGGCACTTACGGCACAAAGGGCTTCGTCACCGATGCCTTGCAAGAGGTCATTCGCCGGGGGCGCAAGATTGACCTCGTCATTGCCATCGGCCCGGCGGTGATGATGAAGATGGTCAGTAAGCTCACTGCAACTCATGGCATTCCCACCGTTGCCAGTCTTAACACCATCATGATCGACGGCACGGGCATGTGTGGCGGATGCCGGGTGACGGTAGGAGGGAAGACCAAATTCGTCTGTGTGGACGGCCCAGAGTTCGACGCTCACCAAGTCGATTGGGACGAGATGGAGAAACGATTGGGGATGTATAAAGAGCTGGAGTGCAAGGCGCTGGAGAGGTACTGGGCGGCGAAAAAGACCAAGGCATGA